A DNA window from Actinokineospora baliensis contains the following coding sequences:
- a CDS encoding tyrosine-protein kinase family protein, with the protein MPGTVYTFYSYKGGVGRSFALANIAVLLARWGFRVLCVDWDLEAPGLRDYFGTLTDSAPTGGVVDLVDDFRAGAVVDRTVQVTGTLDLLAAGGDDPNYASRVQSIDWGRLYDEGFGEYLEQCRDRWTARYDYVLLDSRTGISDVGSMCTAQLPDRLVLLFTANTQSIRGAVDVVGLADAARDRLPLDRPRLTVVPVLSRFDSRDEYAQAEHWRDECVDRTRGLYHNWLDSQVSVAAMSRHLTIPYVSYWALGEQLAVQKEKTPSADQISFALETVAALIAHDLDHTALLAENRDAFVAAVRDRKQEFGQDLRVSSSHAARGVANRLIAELRELGLAAEWSSSGDRDLLTRASDNARHLCLVVDGELTRWQQAEAELFLYRTVGQDRRVIPVLTDGTKVVDLPGFVANLRHLRIGSSRGEKAVARDLADQLRGAAAVVEGAPELVGLLVRVKGVRLGRSRWELVDELVRELVTAVGSGDSALAQELAAVLARAIEVPPGSRHDVREALPPHTQEAVEWGIGVLETRVVNRVERGQQEG; encoded by the coding sequence ATGCCAGGGACCGTGTACACGTTCTACTCCTACAAGGGCGGCGTCGGCCGCAGCTTCGCCCTGGCCAACATCGCCGTTCTGCTGGCGCGCTGGGGTTTCCGCGTGCTGTGCGTGGACTGGGACCTGGAAGCGCCGGGACTGCGCGACTACTTCGGCACGCTAACCGACAGCGCACCCACCGGCGGTGTCGTGGATCTGGTCGACGACTTCCGAGCGGGCGCCGTCGTCGACCGGACCGTCCAGGTGACCGGCACGCTCGACCTGCTCGCCGCGGGCGGCGACGACCCGAACTACGCGAGCAGGGTGCAGTCCATCGACTGGGGGCGGCTCTACGACGAGGGTTTCGGCGAGTACCTCGAGCAGTGCCGGGACCGGTGGACCGCGCGCTACGACTACGTGCTGCTCGACAGCCGGACCGGCATCTCCGATGTCGGCAGCATGTGCACCGCTCAGCTGCCCGATCGACTGGTGCTGTTGTTCACCGCCAACACGCAGAGCATCCGCGGCGCCGTGGACGTCGTCGGGTTGGCCGACGCGGCGCGCGATCGGCTGCCGCTGGACCGTCCCCGGCTGACCGTCGTCCCCGTGCTGTCGCGCTTCGACAGCCGCGATGAGTACGCCCAGGCCGAGCACTGGCGCGACGAGTGCGTGGACAGGACCAGGGGGCTGTACCACAACTGGCTCGACTCCCAGGTCTCGGTCGCCGCGATGTCGCGCCACCTGACCATCCCGTACGTCTCCTACTGGGCGCTCGGTGAGCAGTTGGCGGTGCAGAAGGAGAAGACCCCGTCCGCGGACCAGATCAGCTTCGCGCTGGAGACCGTCGCGGCCCTGATCGCGCACGACCTCGACCACACCGCGCTGCTCGCGGAGAACCGGGACGCGTTCGTCGCGGCGGTGCGCGACCGCAAGCAGGAGTTCGGCCAGGACCTCAGGGTCAGCAGCTCCCACGCCGCCAGGGGCGTCGCCAACAGGCTGATCGCCGAGTTGCGGGAACTGGGTCTCGCGGCCGAGTGGTCGTCCTCCGGAGACCGGGACCTGCTCACCCGCGCCAGCGACAACGCGCGGCACCTGTGCCTGGTCGTGGATGGCGAGTTGACCAGGTGGCAGCAGGCCGAGGCCGAGTTGTTCCTCTACCGCACCGTCGGTCAGGACCGCCGGGTCATCCCCGTCCTGACCGACGGCACGAAAGTCGTTGACCTTCCCGGTTTCGTGGCCAACCTGCGGCACCTGCGGATCGGGTCGTCGCGTGGGGAGAAGGCGGTCGCACGTGATCTGGCGGACCAACTGCGCGGCGCCGCGGCCGTGGTCGAAGGCGCACCAGAACTCGTAGGGCTCCTCGTGCGGGTCAAGGGAGTAAGGCTGGGTCGTTCGCGCTGGGAGTTGGTGGACGAGCTGGTGCGCGAGCTGGTGACCGCGGTGGGCTCGGGGGACAGCGCCCTGGCCCAGGAGTTGGCCGCCGTGCTCGCCAGGGCTATCGAGGTTCCGCCGGGCAGCAGGCACGACGTCCGCGAAGCGTTGCCGCCGCACACCCAAGAGGCGGTCGAGTGGGGCATCGGAGTGTTGGAGACCCGTGTGGTGAACCGCGTCGAACGCGGTCAACAGGAAGGATGA